In Mycoavidus cysteinexigens, a genomic segment contains:
- a CDS encoding 3-hydroxyacyl-CoA dehydrogenase NAD-binding domain-containing protein: protein MSHLSIRKVAVLGAGVMGAQIAAHLINAKVPVMLFDLPAQPGPKNAIALKALDHLRKLNPAPLGVSDAAVYIEPANYEDDLDRLNECDLIIEAIAERIDWKHDLYKKIAPAIRSDAIFASNTSGLSINTLAEKLDAELKSRFCGVHFFNPPRYMHLVELIPAQHTRAEILDGLESFLTSTLGKGVVRAKDTPNFIANRVGVFSVLATIKEAEKFELGFDLVDDLTGRRLGRAKSATFRTADVVGLDTLTHVIKTMRDNLADDPFFPIYSEPPVLSALLAQGALGQKSGVGFYKKEGKTIKVLDPQRGAYIDSGARADALVERILKRPPAERFKLLRESTHPQARFLWAIFRDVFHYSALHLEHIADNARELDFAVRWGFGWSEGPFEIWQAAGWRQLAEWVQADIDAGEALSKAPLPAWVFDGPVAAQGGVHTAAGSWSPKTRTFVPRSTLAAYDKQIFRASLNGEGKADPRTEGKTLSENEAVRIWVDARAGQDDIVIVSFKTKMNTISPAVLDGLVQAVELAEQNHRGLVVWQPSSLQAGPFSAGANLEGVMPALMAGGAKKVEPFVAQFQQTMQRMKYAAVPVVPAVAGIALGGGCELAMHGAKRVAHLESYMGLVEAGVGLLPAGGGLKETALRAAATAQRLGQRNLVEFLAKPFEKIALAKVSSSAHEAIEFGYLLPSDTIVFNMHELLATALSEARGLAALGWRAPLPSRAIAVAGRAGIATIKAQLVNMRDGGFISEHDFLIGSRIAEVLCGGAVEMGSLVDEAWLLKLERAAFVELLDMKKTQERIIGMLQTGKPVRN, encoded by the coding sequence GGACGATCTTGATCGGCTCAACGAATGTGATTTAATCATCGAAGCGATTGCTGAGCGCATTGATTGGAAGCATGATTTATACAAAAAAATCGCGCCGGCAATTCGTTCTGATGCAATTTTTGCCTCGAATACTTCGGGGCTATCGATTAACACGCTCGCTGAAAAATTGGATGCTGAACTGAAATCCCGGTTTTGCGGCGTACATTTTTTTAATCCCCCTCGTTATATGCATTTGGTTGAGCTGATCCCAGCTCAGCATACGCGCGCTGAGATTCTCGATGGACTGGAAAGCTTTCTAACCAGTACTTTAGGCAAGGGCGTTGTGCGGGCAAAAGATACGCCTAATTTCATCGCTAATCGAGTCGGGGTTTTTTCTGTGCTCGCGACGATTAAAGAAGCGGAAAAATTCGAGTTAGGTTTTGATTTGGTCGATGATCTGACCGGTCGCCGGCTTGGCCGCGCCAAGTCAGCGACTTTTCGCACGGCCGACGTAGTGGGTCTCGATACACTGACGCATGTGATTAAAACCATGCGAGACAATCTAGCGGATGATCCATTTTTTCCAATTTATAGCGAACCACCAGTGCTTAGCGCATTGCTAGCGCAAGGCGCGCTTGGGCAAAAAAGCGGGGTTGGATTTTATAAAAAAGAAGGTAAAACAATTAAAGTGCTGGACCCTCAGCGGGGCGCATATATTGACAGTGGCGCACGGGCGGATGCTTTGGTTGAGCGTATCTTAAAGCGCCCTCCGGCCGAGCGTTTTAAACTATTGCGTGAATCCACGCATCCTCAAGCACGCTTTCTGTGGGCGATTTTCCGCGATGTGTTTCATTATAGTGCGTTGCATCTAGAGCACATTGCGGATAATGCGCGTGAGCTGGATTTTGCCGTGCGTTGGGGTTTTGGTTGGAGTGAGGGGCCGTTTGAGATTTGGCAGGCAGCCGGCTGGCGCCAATTGGCGGAATGGGTGCAGGCGGATATTGACGCAGGAGAGGCGTTATCGAAAGCGCCACTGCCAGCCTGGGTATTCGATGGGCCGGTGGCCGCACAGGGCGGTGTGCATACGGCGGCTGGTTCATGGTCGCCCAAGACGCGCACTTTTGTGCCGCGGAGCACACTTGCAGCATATGACAAACAGATCTTTCGTGCGTCCCTAAATGGAGAGGGTAAAGCAGATCCGCGCACAGAGGGTAAAACGCTAAGCGAAAATGAAGCGGTGCGCATCTGGGTTGATGCGCGCGCTGGTCAAGACGATATTGTGATTGTTTCATTTAAAACCAAAATGAATACGATCAGCCCGGCGGTGCTAGATGGCTTAGTGCAAGCCGTCGAGCTCGCTGAACAAAACCATCGCGGTCTAGTAGTTTGGCAGCCTTCTTCGTTGCAAGCGGGGCCATTCTCAGCCGGGGCAAATTTGGAGGGCGTAATGCCCGCCTTGATGGCCGGCGGCGCAAAAAAAGTTGAGCCTTTCGTGGCCCAGTTCCAGCAAACCATGCAACGTATGAAATATGCAGCTGTGCCAGTTGTGCCTGCCGTGGCAGGCATTGCGCTGGGAGGGGGCTGTGAACTCGCTATGCACGGCGCAAAGCGGGTTGCTCATCTTGAAAGTTATATGGGTCTAGTTGAAGCGGGGGTTGGCTTGCTACCGGCCGGTGGTGGCTTAAAAGAAACTGCATTGCGCGCTGCCGCGACTGCACAGCGCTTAGGCCAGAGAAATTTAGTGGAATTTCTGGCTAAACCCTTTGAAAAAATTGCGCTGGCAAAGGTCTCTAGCTCAGCGCATGAAGCTATTGAGTTTGGCTATCTGTTGCCGTCAGATACGATTGTATTTAATATGCATGAACTGTTGGCGACGGCTCTTAGCGAGGCGCGTGGGTTGGCTGCGCTTGGCTGGCGCGCGCCTTTGCCGTCCCGCGCCATTGCTGTGGCGGGGCGTGCTGGAATTGCCACAATTAAAGCGCAACTGGTCAATATGCGAGATGGAGGTTTCATTTCAGAGCATGACTTTTTAATTGGCAGCCGGATCGCTGAAGTATTATGTGGCGGAGCTGTTGAAATGGGGAGTTTGGTTGATGAAGCGTGGCTACTTAAACTTGAGCGTGCCGCCTTTGTCGAATTACTAGACATGAAGAAAACCCAAGAACGGATTATCGGCATGTTGCAAACGGGTAAGCCTGTGCGTAATTAA
- a CDS encoding acetyl-CoA C-acyltransferase yields the protein MSKQVQDAYIVAANRAPIGKAPRGAFKNTRPEELLMHVIQATLARVPGLDPQAIEDVIIGCAFPEAEQGLNIARVSALLAGLPVTVGGVTVNRYCASGVTALAMAADRIRVGEADVILAGGVESMSMVPMMGNTPSVSPHIFEQDEHLGLAYGMGLTAEKVAQRWSVKREAQDLFSFESHQKALKAQATGEFNDEIAPFDVTTRSPDLQRGQIDVSQQLTAQDEGPRADTSLAALSKLKPVFAQGGSVTAGNSSQMSDGAAALLVVSEKALKQFNLTPLARFVSFAVRGVPPEIMGIGPKEAIPAALKAAGLKQDQLDWIELNEAFAAQSLAVIEELKLDPKKVNPLGGAIALGHPLGATGAIRAATVVHALRRHALKYGMVTMCVGAGMGAAGIIERV from the coding sequence ATGAGCAAACAAGTGCAAGACGCCTATATCGTTGCCGCTAACCGCGCGCCAATTGGCAAAGCGCCACGTGGGGCATTTAAAAATACCCGCCCAGAAGAATTATTGATGCACGTCATTCAAGCGACGCTGGCGCGCGTACCAGGACTTGATCCGCAGGCCATTGAAGATGTGATCATTGGCTGTGCGTTTCCAGAGGCGGAACAAGGACTCAATATTGCGCGTGTGAGCGCATTATTAGCCGGGTTGCCCGTCACGGTCGGCGGCGTGACAGTAAACCGTTACTGTGCTTCTGGCGTGACGGCTTTGGCGATGGCGGCAGATCGCATCCGCGTGGGCGAGGCGGATGTCATACTGGCTGGCGGTGTGGAATCGATGAGTATGGTGCCGATGATGGGCAATACCCCATCCGTTTCTCCGCATATCTTTGAGCAAGATGAACATCTTGGTCTTGCGTACGGCATGGGGTTAACCGCAGAAAAAGTTGCGCAGCGTTGGTCGGTCAAGCGGGAAGCGCAGGATCTTTTTTCCTTTGAATCTCACCAAAAAGCCTTGAAGGCGCAAGCTACAGGCGAATTCAATGATGAAATTGCGCCGTTTGACGTGACCACGCGTTCGCCAGACCTTCAGCGAGGCCAGATTGACGTAAGTCAGCAGCTCACCGCGCAGGATGAAGGGCCTCGCGCTGACACCTCGCTGGCGGCGTTAAGCAAGCTCAAACCGGTATTTGCACAGGGCGGTTCGGTCACGGCTGGCAATAGCTCGCAGATGTCTGATGGTGCAGCGGCGCTGTTAGTGGTTTCGGAAAAAGCGCTGAAACAATTTAATCTCACCCCGTTGGCGCGGTTTGTCAGTTTTGCGGTGCGCGGAGTGCCGCCCGAGATTATGGGGATAGGCCCGAAAGAGGCTATTCCCGCGGCCTTAAAAGCGGCCGGGTTGAAGCAAGACCAGCTCGATTGGATTGAGTTGAATGAGGCTTTCGCTGCGCAATCGTTGGCGGTGATAGAGGAGCTTAAACTTGATCCCAAAAAAGTGAACCCACTGGGCGGCGCGATTGCCCTAGGCCACCCACTCGGCGCCACCGGCGCGATTCGCGCTGCTACGGTAGTTCATGCGCTGCGCCGCCATGCATTGAAGTACGGCATGGTCACCATGTGCGTCGGCGCAGGCATGGGAGCTGCGGGCATCATTGAGCGGGTTTAA
- a CDS encoding acyl-CoA thioesterase, with amino-acid sequence MHSLSHLPHDKTLALRAVPQPSNANMHGDVFGGWIMAQVDIAGSIPATRRAHGRVVTVAVNSLVFKQPVFVGDLLSFYADIAKVGNTSVAVSVEVYAQRLNFAEQIFKVAEATLTYVATDNDRRPRALPAEG; translated from the coding sequence ATGCATTCACTCTCTCATCTCCCGCATGACAAAACTCTGGCTTTACGCGCAGTGCCTCAGCCCTCCAATGCAAATATGCATGGCGACGTATTCGGCGGCTGGATTATGGCGCAAGTGGATATCGCCGGTTCTATTCCAGCCACGCGTCGAGCGCATGGCCGAGTCGTGACAGTGGCCGTTAACTCCTTGGTCTTTAAGCAGCCCGTGTTTGTTGGCGATTTGCTTAGCTTTTATGCAGACATCGCCAAAGTTGGCAACACCTCGGTTGCCGTCTCGGTTGAAGTGTACGCGCAGCGACTCAATTTTGCGGAGCAAATTTTCAAAGTAGCAGAGGCGACGCTGACCTATGTCGCCACAGACAACGATCGCCGCCCGCGCGCATTGCCCGCAGAAGGTTGA
- a CDS encoding Glu/Leu/Phe/Val family dehydrogenase: MSQHHVIPSYLRPDELGPWGTYLQQIDRVTPYLGSLSRWIETLKRPKRALIVDVPIELDNGTVAHFEGYRVQHNTSRGPGKGGLRYHQDVTLSEVMALSAWMSIKNAAVNVPYGGAKGGIRVDPRKLSRGELERMTRRYTSEINFIIGPNTDIPAPDVNTNEQVMAWMMDTYSMNQGRTATGVVTGKPIALGGSLGRKEATARGAFVVACEGARQIGLEIAGARIAIQGFGNVGGIAARLFSEAGAKIIAIQDHTGTLYRPAGIDAHKLLEHVAQTGGIAGFTGAESLANDEFWGIESDILIPAALEGQITEKNAPRIRTKIVVEGANGPTTPSADDILNEHGILVIPDVIANAGGVTVSYFEWVQDFSSFFWSEDEINHRLERVMREAFASVWQVALEHKVSVRTAAYIVACTRILMAREMRGLYP; the protein is encoded by the coding sequence ATGTCGCAACATCATGTAATACCGTCGTACCTTCGGCCAGATGAACTGGGTCCGTGGGGTACTTATCTACAACAAATTGACCGCGTAACACCCTATCTAGGTTCGTTATCACGTTGGATCGAAACCCTTAAGCGCCCTAAACGCGCGTTAATTGTTGATGTGCCGATTGAGCTGGATAATGGCACTGTCGCTCACTTTGAAGGGTATCGAGTGCAGCACAATACTTCGCGCGGTCCTGGCAAGGGCGGTTTACGTTACCATCAAGATGTGACGTTATCGGAAGTGATGGCGCTGTCGGCTTGGATGTCGATCAAAAATGCTGCGGTGAATGTACCTTATGGTGGCGCAAAAGGGGGTATCCGCGTTGATCCACGCAAGCTGTCACGCGGGGAATTAGAACGCATGACGCGCCGCTACACCAGTGAAATCAATTTTATCATCGGCCCTAACACGGATATCCCGGCGCCCGATGTCAACACCAACGAGCAGGTGATGGCATGGATGATGGATACGTATTCGATGAATCAGGGACGTACCGCAACCGGAGTAGTAACCGGCAAACCGATTGCGCTAGGCGGTAGTCTTGGGCGTAAGGAAGCCACCGCCCGCGGCGCATTTGTGGTCGCTTGCGAAGGTGCGCGCCAAATCGGTTTAGAGATTGCTGGAGCACGCATTGCCATCCAAGGTTTTGGCAATGTGGGTGGGATTGCCGCCCGCCTTTTTTCTGAAGCGGGCGCAAAGATCATAGCCATACAAGATCATACCGGCACCCTTTACCGGCCGGCCGGTATTGATGCGCATAAATTGCTTGAGCATGTCGCCCAAACTGGGGGGATTGCCGGTTTCACCGGCGCTGAGTCGCTGGCGAACGATGAATTTTGGGGGATTGAATCCGATATTCTGATTCCGGCTGCGCTAGAGGGACAAATCACTGAAAAAAATGCGCCACGGATTCGGACTAAGATTGTCGTTGAGGGTGCGAATGGCCCAACTACGCCATCGGCTGACGATATTTTGAACGAACATGGCATTCTTGTGATTCCTGATGTGATCGCCAATGCGGGTGGTGTGACCGTTTCATACTTCGAATGGGTGCAGGATTTTTCCAGTTTCTTCTGGAGTGAAGATGAAATTAATCACCGTCTTGAGCGAGTTATGCGCGAAGCATTCGCATCTGTATGGCAAGTTGCGCTTGAACACAAGGTCTCGGTGCGCACAGCCGCTTATATTGTTGCATGTACACGAATTTTAATGGCAAGGGAGATGCGCGGGTTGTATCCATGA
- a CDS encoding glutamate/aspartate ABC transporter substrate-binding protein, whose protein sequence is MKLKKIVVALMAAGTLTFSYAQAQQAGTSTLQKIKDTGTISLGHRESSIPFSYYADNQQVVGYSHEYAMQIVKAIEKELNKPQLEVKLTPITSQNRIPLIQNGTIDLECGSTTNNLERQQQVAFSNTIFVVSTRLLTRVDSGVKDFADLKGKTVATTAGTTSERILRAMNQDKKLGMNIISAKDHSEAFLMLETGRSVAFMMDDALLAGERAKAKDPSKFVIVGTPQSQEAYGCMLRKNDPAFKKLVDDTIAKLQTSGEGSKIYQKWFQKPIPPRNLNLNFPPSEELKALFKSPNDQAKG, encoded by the coding sequence ATGAAACTAAAAAAGATAGTGGTGGCATTGATGGCAGCGGGTACGCTAACCTTCTCTTACGCGCAGGCGCAGCAGGCGGGTACTAGCACTTTGCAAAAAATCAAAGATACCGGCACGATTTCACTAGGACATCGAGAGTCGTCGATCCCCTTTTCTTATTATGCTGACAATCAACAGGTGGTAGGTTATTCGCATGAATATGCGATGCAAATTGTTAAGGCGATTGAGAAAGAGCTCAACAAACCGCAGCTAGAGGTGAAACTTACACCGATCACGTCCCAAAACCGGATTCCATTGATTCAAAACGGTACGATTGATCTTGAATGCGGTTCCACCACAAACAATCTTGAGCGGCAGCAGCAAGTTGCATTTTCCAACACGATTTTTGTCGTAAGCACACGCTTGCTCACGCGGGTTGATTCAGGCGTCAAGGATTTTGCTGATTTGAAGGGCAAGACCGTAGCGACCACAGCGGGGACTACATCTGAGCGGATTTTGCGCGCGATGAATCAAGACAAGAAGCTCGGCATGAATATCATTAGCGCGAAAGATCATAGCGAAGCGTTCTTGATGCTAGAAACCGGGCGTTCAGTAGCGTTTATGATGGATGATGCGTTACTTGCCGGAGAGCGTGCTAAAGCAAAAGACCCTAGCAAATTTGTCATCGTGGGTACGCCGCAATCACAAGAAGCCTATGGTTGTATGTTGCGCAAAAATGACCCAGCATTCAAAAAATTGGTTGATGACACCATTGCTAAGCTTCAAACCTCAGGCGAAGGTAGCAAGATCTATCAAAAATGGTTTCAAAAACCCATCCCTCCTCGCAATCTAAATTTGAACTTCCCGCCAAGCGAAGAACTCAAAGCATTGTTTAAGAGTCCGAATGATCAGGCAAAAGGTTAA